A stretch of Kyrpidia spormannii DNA encodes these proteins:
- a CDS encoding MFS transporter translates to MELETERRDGTGPPASPRRNLLLFTIALGVLLNPLNSSLIAVALARLEHAFGLDFAAASWLISAYYLASAIAQPVMGKLADLFGRKRVFLAGLILVAVSSATAPFAPSYGWLIAFRLIQSFGSGAIYPAGMGIVRNVITERQSQALAFLSVFASGAAAFGPSIGGVLVHYGDWPAIFWVNFPFVIAGFGMALAVLPKDKPRKRAESLPGWLRYLDIPGVVLFAGTIVTGLLFLLSVTDHPIWGAGVLAVIASLALVAVELRVATPFLDVRMFRRNLSLTWVLVQFVTVNVIFYSIFFGMPTYLQEARGLNAQETGLLMLAVAGFGVIVTPLTGRWVAKGGVRPPLLLAGICMTVGSALFWTLHSASSVAWLVFCLSVLGVSNGFNNVGLQTALFQVAPKEVIGVASGLFQTSRYMGTILSTVLLGLFFGHHLDTTSLHELGTVLAVLGLAVIWMSWRLPGRSEG, encoded by the coding sequence GTGGAACTGGAGACAGAAAGACGAGATGGGACAGGTCCGCCGGCGTCGCCGCGCAGGAATCTTTTGCTGTTCACCATCGCCCTCGGGGTGCTGCTCAATCCGCTCAATTCGTCGCTGATCGCCGTGGCCCTGGCCCGGCTGGAGCACGCCTTTGGTCTGGATTTTGCCGCGGCGTCCTGGCTGATCTCGGCGTATTATTTGGCCAGTGCCATCGCCCAGCCGGTGATGGGCAAGCTGGCCGATCTGTTTGGGCGCAAAAGGGTTTTTCTCGCCGGCCTGATTCTGGTGGCGGTGTCATCGGCGACCGCTCCCTTCGCCCCGTCCTACGGGTGGTTGATCGCCTTCCGACTGATCCAGTCTTTTGGAAGCGGGGCGATTTATCCGGCGGGGATGGGCATCGTGCGCAATGTCATCACGGAGCGGCAGTCCCAGGCGTTGGCGTTTTTGTCGGTTTTTGCGTCGGGCGCCGCGGCCTTCGGGCCGTCCATCGGCGGCGTGCTGGTCCATTACGGCGACTGGCCGGCCATCTTCTGGGTGAATTTTCCGTTTGTTATCGCGGGGTTTGGGATGGCTTTGGCGGTGTTGCCAAAAGACAAGCCGCGCAAGCGGGCGGAATCGCTCCCCGGTTGGCTGAGATACTTGGATATTCCCGGCGTGGTGCTTTTTGCCGGAACCATCGTCACGGGGCTGCTCTTTCTCCTTTCGGTGACGGACCACCCGATTTGGGGCGCCGGGGTTCTGGCTGTCATCGCGAGTTTGGCCCTGGTCGCCGTTGAACTGCGGGTGGCGACACCATTTTTGGATGTGCGGATGTTTCGGCGCAATCTGTCCCTCACCTGGGTGTTGGTGCAATTCGTGACCGTGAACGTGATTTTTTACTCGATTTTCTTCGGAATGCCGACGTATCTGCAGGAGGCCCGGGGATTGAACGCCCAGGAGACCGGCCTTTTAATGCTGGCGGTGGCCGGGTTTGGGGTGATCGTCACTCCGTTGACCGGCCGCTGGGTGGCCAAAGGGGGCGTGCGCCCGCCTTTGCTTCTGGCCGGGATCTGCATGACGGTGGGATCCGCGTTGTTTTGGACCCTTCACAGCGCCTCGTCCGTCGCGTGGCTGGTGTTCTGTTTGTCGGTGCTCGGGGTGAGCAACGGGTTCAATAACGTCGGGCTGCAGACCGCCCTGTTTCAGGTGGCGCCGAAAGAGGTGATCGGCGTGGCGTCGGGGTTGTTCCAAACGTCCCGCTATATGGGAACGATCCTCTCCACGGTGTTGCTCGGGTTGTTTTTTGGCCATCACCTGGACACGACGAGTTTGCACGAGTTGGGTACCGTTTTGGCGGTTCTGGGCTTGGCGGTGATTTGGATGAGTTGGCGGCTCCCGGGGCGGTCCGAGGGGTGA
- the tnpB gene encoding IS607 family element RNA-guided endonuclease TnpB: MKTLQAYRFALDPSPHQERMLASHSGARRFAFNWGLALVKERLEARGRGEDVEVPWTLAALRREWNRQKEQVAPWWRENSKEAYSAGLDGLARGLKAFFDSRSGKRKGRRVGFPKFRKKGRGRESVRFTTGAIRVDDKSHVVLPRIGRVRTHEMTTALLERVQSDRARILSATVSREGGRWFVSFTCEVERDAGRPKRPRDVVGVDAGLKHLAVLSTGEKVPNPRPLRKALRKIARLNRELARRKRRSRHWEDTRRRLNRAHARVARIRLDAMHKLTHRLATTFGTVVVEDLNVAGMGRNRRLSRAIYDAGLAELRRQLRYKCEWYGSRLVQAPRMYPSSKTCSRCGAIKEVLPLWERVYRCEECGTVMDRDENAARNLAALAAAVAGSGPETKNARREDVRPDLTGRSSMKREAGTGQPG, from the coding sequence ATGAAGACGCTTCAGGCGTACCGCTTTGCACTCGATCCTTCGCCGCATCAGGAGAGGATGTTGGCTTCCCACAGCGGAGCCCGGCGGTTTGCCTTTAACTGGGGGCTGGCATTGGTAAAAGAGCGATTGGAGGCCAGAGGACGAGGCGAAGACGTCGAAGTGCCGTGGACCCTTGCCGCCCTTCGGAGGGAGTGGAACCGGCAGAAGGAACAAGTCGCCCCGTGGTGGCGGGAGAATTCCAAGGAAGCGTACTCGGCGGGGCTGGACGGCCTGGCCCGGGGGCTGAAGGCGTTTTTCGACAGCCGGTCTGGGAAGCGGAAGGGGCGTCGGGTGGGGTTTCCGAAGTTCCGGAAGAAGGGCCGGGGTCGGGAATCGGTGCGGTTCACGACGGGAGCGATCCGGGTGGACGACAAAAGCCACGTCGTTTTGCCCCGGATCGGGCGGGTGAGAACGCACGAGATGACCACGGCGCTCTTGGAGCGGGTGCAAAGTGACCGGGCGCGGATTCTGTCGGCGACTGTCTCCCGGGAAGGCGGGCGGTGGTTTGTGAGTTTCACCTGCGAAGTGGAGCGGGACGCCGGGCGGCCGAAGCGCCCCCGGGACGTGGTGGGAGTGGACGCCGGGCTGAAACACCTGGCGGTCCTGTCCACGGGGGAGAAGGTGCCGAACCCGCGACCCTTGCGCAAGGCATTGCGAAAGATCGCGCGGTTGAACCGGGAGTTGGCCCGGCGAAAACGCAGAAGCCGACACTGGGAGGATACCCGTCGGCGGCTGAACCGGGCCCACGCGAGGGTGGCGAGAATTCGCTTGGACGCCATGCACAAGCTGACTCACCGGCTGGCGACCACGTTTGGCACCGTCGTGGTGGAAGACCTGAATGTGGCTGGGATGGGGCGGAACCGGCGATTGTCCCGGGCGATCTACGACGCGGGGCTGGCGGAGTTGAGACGGCAGTTGCGGTATAAATGCGAGTGGTACGGGTCCCGTCTCGTCCAGGCCCCCAGGATGTATCCCAGTTCCAAGACCTGCTCCAGGTGCGGGGCGATCAAGGAAGTCCTTCCGCTTTGGGAGCGGGTGTATCGGTGTGAAGAGTGCGGGACGGTGATGGACCGGGACGAGAATGCGGCGCGGAATCTGGCGGCTCTTGCGGCCGCCGTCGCCGGGAGTGGACCGGAGACGAAAAACGCCCGTCGAGAGGATGTAAGACCCGACTTGACCGGGCGGTCTTCGATGAAACGGGAAGCCGGCACCGGGCAACCGGGTTAG
- a CDS encoding DHA2 family efflux MFS transporter permease subunit — translation MQKWLVLAVVVLGLSLDLLDMTIVEVAIPDIMNQFGADIHLAQYVVTAYMMTIGLVEPVTAYLAETRGMKKMYIRSLVVFILGSALCAESWSIESLIAFRVVQAIGGGMIMPLSLAIVQKVFGKEELPLAMGLMGVPLLIAPAVGPVLGGYLVEHFSWKWIFWLNIPVGIPAFLAAGLVLTEFETMQRKFDALGFILSGIGFSSLLLAISNGPDEGWGSASIVGLFFLSVSCLTLFVWVEAVVSDPLLDLRLFRHRIYTSATFVTFFLMMSLFGSLYLVPLFLQQLRNMGPVDAGLALIPEVLGAALLVPVSALLLPRVGATWLTIASVVVMTAGMMPLTSLEMDTDLQILKQHLAVIGCGLGLGIMPAVTLAYSTVPDVLVNQGSAFLNLVRQIGSALGVALLTTILQERQPVYLTRYAETITVGSPAEQAWNQVAVSLQGMGYSVGEAQQLMVSLLVQSVEKAASVLAFHDAFFAAVVFGWLTMVPALFLYQRHIGEP, via the coding sequence TTGCAGAAATGGTTGGTGCTCGCGGTGGTGGTCCTCGGATTGTCGTTGGACCTGCTGGATATGACCATTGTAGAGGTGGCGATACCGGATATCATGAACCAATTCGGCGCCGATATTCACCTGGCCCAATACGTGGTTACCGCGTACATGATGACCATCGGGCTGGTGGAACCGGTGACCGCCTATTTGGCCGAGACCCGTGGCATGAAGAAAATGTACATTAGAAGTCTGGTCGTGTTTATCTTGGGGTCTGCGTTGTGCGCCGAATCGTGGAGCATCGAGTCGTTGATCGCTTTTCGTGTTGTTCAGGCGATAGGTGGAGGCATGATCATGCCCTTGTCGTTGGCCATTGTCCAAAAAGTCTTTGGCAAAGAGGAATTGCCGTTAGCCATGGGTTTAATGGGCGTTCCCCTATTGATCGCCCCGGCTGTAGGGCCCGTGTTGGGAGGATACTTGGTGGAACATTTCAGCTGGAAATGGATTTTTTGGCTGAATATTCCTGTCGGCATACCAGCCTTCCTCGCCGCAGGGCTCGTCCTGACAGAATTTGAAACGATGCAGAGAAAATTTGACGCTCTCGGCTTCATTCTGTCGGGCATCGGTTTTTCGAGCCTGCTGTTGGCCATCAGTAACGGTCCGGACGAGGGATGGGGTTCTGCATCTATTGTCGGTCTGTTTTTCCTTTCCGTCTCCTGCCTCACCCTCTTTGTGTGGGTGGAGGCAGTCGTCTCAGATCCGCTGTTGGACCTGCGCCTCTTTCGCCACCGCATTTACACGTCTGCCACCTTCGTGACGTTTTTTCTCATGATGAGTCTGTTCGGAAGTCTATATTTAGTTCCCTTGTTTTTGCAACAATTGCGAAATATGGGTCCTGTCGACGCCGGACTGGCCTTGATTCCCGAAGTGCTGGGAGCAGCCCTGTTAGTGCCGGTCAGCGCACTCCTCCTCCCCCGGGTGGGAGCCACTTGGTTGACCATCGCCAGCGTGGTTGTCATGACCGCCGGAATGATGCCTTTGACAAGTCTCGAAATGGATACCGACCTCCAGATTCTCAAGCAACATCTAGCAGTGATAGGCTGCGGCCTGGGACTGGGCATCATGCCGGCCGTTACTCTCGCATATAGTACCGTTCCCGACGTTTTAGTGAATCAGGGTTCGGCATTTCTAAACCTCGTCCGGCAGATTGGCAGTGCACTGGGGGTTGCGCTGTTGACAACCATTCTTCAGGAAAGGCAACCCGTGTACCTGACGAGATATGCCGAGACCATTACTGTTGGCTCCCCTGCGGAGCAAGCGTGGAACCAGGTGGCCGTTTCTTTACAGGGCATGGGCTATTCGGTGGGGGAAGCGCAGCAACTGATGGTGTCTCTACTGGTTCAATCGGTTGAAAAGGCGGCGTCCGTTCTGGCGTTTCACGATGCTTTTTTTGCGGCGGTGGTGTTCGGTTGGCTGACGATGGTGCCCGCCCTTTTTCTGTATCAAAGGCACATAGGAGAACCATGA
- a CDS encoding EAL domain-containing protein, which yields MKELDQFPNKPSPGGGGGGGGYKSPKNPNQYNSLCRSVDEILKHETLEVVYQPIVNHAEGVVFAHEALSRPQYGGHFIPPEVWFRAAYESKRSMEADLLALTISVNRLRLLPPEISSIPLYVNVMPSSFVQESFVERLEVLLREGLCEPDQLVIEIVEYISYDLTLLSKMIKSIRSLGVRIALDDVCAGSTSLAGLFEFEPDFVKVDRTVIQGISISSSKQRFLSRLVRFMESGNSVIAEGVENYEDLNAIREAGVNVSQGYYWSRPMSISELSDLLSEIERKRTELADLARNRDGSLTDKAVVQKSQELDTLIHLYHQLLRKDL from the coding sequence GTGAAGGAATTGGATCAATTTCCAAATAAACCCTCACCGGGGGGGGGGGGGGGGGGGGGGGGGTATAAATCCCCTAAAAACCCAAATCAATACAATTCCCTCTGCCGGAGTGTAGATGAGATCCTTAAACACGAAACGCTTGAAGTGGTTTATCAGCCCATCGTCAATCATGCCGAGGGCGTCGTTTTTGCTCATGAGGCACTAAGCCGTCCTCAGTACGGCGGCCATTTTATTCCGCCGGAAGTTTGGTTTCGTGCTGCTTACGAAAGCAAGCGTTCGATGGAAGCCGATTTATTAGCTCTCACTATCAGTGTAAATCGCCTCCGACTGTTGCCCCCTGAAATCAGTTCCATTCCCTTGTACGTGAATGTGATGCCGAGCAGCTTTGTTCAGGAGTCCTTTGTTGAACGGCTCGAAGTTTTGCTTCGAGAGGGACTGTGTGAACCAGACCAACTTGTAATCGAAATCGTCGAGTACATATCGTATGACCTTACTTTGTTGTCGAAAATGATCAAATCCATACGATCACTCGGCGTTCGGATAGCCCTTGACGATGTTTGTGCTGGGAGCACCAGTCTTGCGGGACTCTTTGAATTCGAACCCGATTTCGTCAAAGTAGACCGTACAGTGATTCAAGGGATTTCGATATCCTCTTCAAAACAGCGATTTCTATCCCGTTTAGTGAGATTTATGGAGTCCGGAAATTCAGTCATTGCTGAGGGGGTCGAAAACTACGAAGATCTGAATGCCATTCGGGAAGCTGGTGTCAATGTGAGTCAGGGATACTATTGGTCACGCCCGATGTCGATCAGTGAATTGTCGGATCTGCTCAGTGAAATTGAGAGAAAGAGGACTGAGTTGGCGGATCTTGCTCGGAATAGGGACGGCTCATTGACCGATAAGGCGGTGGTACAGAAAAGCCAAGAACTCGATACTCTGATTCATTTGTACCACCAATTATTGCGCAAGGATTTGTAG
- a CDS encoding HlyD family secretion protein yields MKRRLILVVLVIAIVVAGGGIGAYYWYNATHYVSTDDARIAGDVYRIMPRVAGKLTALNIQEGDYVVADQIVGQQEISNLPNSQLDNALLRAPADGTVIKTLAKVGEVVSPGQPVALIVNKKQVYVSANIEETDLAKVKTGQPVDFTVDSYPGMLFAGKVKEIGEATNSTFSAIPAVNTSGNFTKVTQRIPVKISIDDLHGVDLSPGMSVEVRIHLKDKEGTRT; encoded by the coding sequence ATGAAGCGAAGATTGATCTTAGTCGTTCTTGTGATTGCTATCGTGGTCGCTGGAGGGGGGATTGGCGCCTATTACTGGTACAACGCAACCCATTACGTCTCCACGGACGACGCGCGCATTGCCGGGGACGTGTACCGGATCATGCCCCGGGTGGCCGGGAAATTGACGGCCTTGAACATCCAGGAAGGGGACTATGTGGTGGCGGACCAGATCGTCGGCCAGCAAGAGATCAGCAATTTGCCCAACAGCCAACTGGATAACGCCCTCTTGCGGGCGCCGGCCGACGGCACGGTGATCAAGACCCTGGCTAAAGTAGGGGAAGTGGTGTCGCCGGGACAGCCGGTGGCCTTGATTGTCAACAAAAAGCAGGTGTACGTCTCGGCCAACATTGAGGAAACCGACCTGGCGAAAGTGAAGACCGGGCAACCGGTCGATTTTACCGTGGACAGCTATCCTGGAATGCTTTTCGCCGGGAAAGTGAAAGAGATCGGGGAAGCGACCAACTCCACCTTTTCCGCCATTCCGGCGGTCAACACCAGCGGGAATTTCACCAAAGTGACCCAGCGCATCCCGGTGAAAATCTCCATCGACGATCTCCACGGCGTGGATTTGTCGCCCGGGATGAGCGTGGAAGTCCGCATTCATCTGAAGGATAAGGAGGGGACACGGACGTGA
- a CDS encoding efflux RND transporter periplasmic adaptor subunit: protein MIHWPVKQVGMWLAASSAVLFLASGCSLPGSAATLSQPGTPEVQVFTVAGGGQTVTGKIAAADEVKVSSKLGARVTAVHVKEGTRVHKGQVLVELDSSDYQAQVNQAQAGLQQAQAGLAAAQAKLADTKAGSRQEELQRLQAAVEQAHAAYANAQENYNRTKNLNDAGAASKATLDQAELAVAQTKGALEQAQAQLNLAKAGATENTIAALEAQVNQAQGAVNQAQAALQAAQNNLVNTKIVAPMDGVVAAKNINVGEMVQPGAPFLTLVNLDSVRVAVSVPQSLLPSLHTGQTVGVHVPELGEETFSGTITFISPVSDQNNNTFPVKVEVPSPDLRLRAGMVADVTFGATGQAGVEIPMKTLVKQEGKTFVYKLNEDRVQLVEVHGQQKDDHWFIASLGVKIGDKLVIEPGPGLKDGAQVHVRRGETP from the coding sequence GTGATTCATTGGCCGGTCAAACAGGTAGGTATGTGGTTGGCTGCCTCGTCCGCCGTGCTCTTCCTGGCGTCCGGTTGCTCCCTGCCGGGATCGGCGGCGACCTTGTCCCAGCCGGGGACGCCGGAGGTGCAGGTGTTCACGGTGGCAGGCGGGGGCCAGACGGTGACAGGCAAGATCGCGGCGGCCGACGAAGTGAAGGTGTCGTCGAAACTTGGCGCGCGGGTCACCGCCGTACACGTCAAAGAAGGTACCCGGGTACATAAAGGACAAGTGCTGGTCGAGCTGGACAGCTCCGATTATCAAGCCCAGGTGAACCAGGCCCAGGCCGGGTTGCAGCAGGCCCAGGCGGGACTGGCTGCCGCCCAGGCGAAACTGGCGGACACCAAGGCGGGCAGCCGGCAGGAGGAGTTGCAGCGGCTCCAGGCGGCGGTGGAACAAGCCCATGCGGCCTATGCGAATGCCCAGGAAAATTACAATCGCACGAAGAATCTCAATGATGCCGGGGCGGCGTCCAAAGCGACCCTGGATCAGGCCGAGTTGGCCGTCGCCCAGACGAAAGGCGCCCTTGAGCAGGCGCAGGCGCAGCTCAATCTCGCCAAGGCGGGAGCAACGGAAAACACCATTGCCGCCCTTGAAGCCCAGGTGAACCAAGCCCAAGGGGCGGTGAACCAAGCCCAAGCCGCCTTGCAAGCGGCCCAGAACAACTTGGTGAACACCAAGATCGTTGCGCCGATGGACGGGGTGGTGGCCGCAAAGAACATCAACGTCGGCGAGATGGTGCAGCCGGGCGCGCCCTTCTTGACCTTGGTCAATCTCGACTCCGTCCGAGTGGCGGTTAGCGTGCCCCAGTCCCTGTTGCCCAGTCTCCACACGGGCCAGACGGTCGGGGTGCACGTGCCGGAACTGGGCGAGGAGACGTTCTCCGGGACGATCACCTTCATCAGTCCGGTGTCCGACCAAAACAACAACACCTTCCCGGTCAAAGTGGAGGTGCCTAGCCCTGACCTCCGGTTGCGGGCGGGGATGGTGGCCGACGTGACCTTTGGCGCCACCGGCCAGGCCGGCGTGGAGATCCCCATGAAAACCCTTGTTAAACAAGAGGGGAAAACCTTCGTGTACAAGCTCAACGAGGACCGTGTCCAACTCGTTGAAGTGCACGGCCAGCAGAAGGACGACCACTGGTTCATCGCTTCGTTGGGGGTGAAAATCGGCGATAAATTGGTGATCGAACCAGGGCCCGGTTTGAAAGACGGCGCCCAAGTTCACGTGCGCAGAGGGGAGACGCCATGA
- a CDS encoding FapA family protein, with translation MRSLLEKVRHWLFKPRLSRSSEPETQSFPSFESNEEIRSVRHGTVTVVNNQLIVSDPDDEGSFAIIVIPDDPRLTVVIDGQKCVGEVVVHENQHIEVSLAKSLPSIQFSTKVTKDNMEVIGRIDVKPGEEHRLRDMHGAHRAVLEIETIDLRPDPLGTGEIVARLESAGYVGVLDPTGVETIAQAKDTTECIVLRGTPPVPGRAARYRRVELPKVHDPLQRQMPITSIGLGTTVAVLEPEIPGTPGRDVFGREIPCSVHRSLPTLGQGVIEVNDRLVAVRSGRLLFTKNRIDVIPELVIDHDLSSKDGKVEFDGDVVVLGSVLDGSYIKAMGTVRVNGGVFHSTVLGERGVSVQDAIVGSQIVAGASKLVYTRIYEMLKKGIVEYEKFQAEFQELLGHARQRIDQGTHLGLLADALLTTRHPDLERFLQSFCNETDGVLNADDRYRQIVREIRSKWFGIGRTNITEQHVMALHHMLVDYIFHIESMKHTETATVKAASITSSSVRASGSIVVTGPGTYASSLEAGNSIVIRGSMRGGFLVAQNLIDIEEMGTPFGIESSAKVDNPSGRIRIRLRHPNTVLQVGHTRDRNLAVEYNTVLWEERNEDPNTARGQFA, from the coding sequence ATGCGGTCCTTGCTGGAGAAAGTAAGGCATTGGCTTTTCAAACCTCGCCTGTCAAGATCATCAGAACCTGAGACACAATCATTCCCGTCGTTTGAATCCAATGAAGAGATACGAAGCGTGCGGCATGGAACTGTCACTGTGGTGAACAATCAGCTTATTGTCTCTGACCCTGACGATGAAGGTTCATTTGCGATAATTGTTATCCCCGACGACCCTCGGTTGACGGTCGTGATTGACGGACAGAAATGTGTCGGAGAGGTCGTTGTTCATGAAAATCAACATATCGAGGTATCGCTGGCCAAGAGTTTGCCATCAATCCAATTTTCTACAAAAGTGACGAAGGACAACATGGAAGTCATTGGGAGAATCGACGTAAAACCGGGTGAAGAGCATCGTCTCAGAGACATGCACGGTGCGCATCGTGCGGTGCTGGAAATTGAAACAATAGATTTGCGTCCCGATCCATTGGGCACAGGCGAAATTGTGGCGCGGTTGGAGTCTGCGGGGTACGTCGGGGTACTTGACCCGACAGGAGTTGAGACCATTGCTCAGGCCAAGGACACGACCGAGTGTATCGTGTTGCGGGGAACTCCCCCCGTTCCAGGCCGAGCGGCTCGTTACAGACGGGTTGAACTTCCGAAGGTCCACGATCCTCTTCAGCGTCAGATGCCCATTACATCCATTGGTCTTGGCACAACGGTCGCTGTATTGGAACCAGAGATACCGGGTACGCCGGGGCGGGATGTGTTCGGCAGGGAGATTCCATGTTCAGTACACCGCTCGCTGCCAACGCTGGGTCAAGGTGTGATAGAAGTAAATGACCGCCTCGTGGCAGTTCGCAGTGGCCGACTGCTCTTTACGAAAAATCGTATCGATGTAATCCCGGAGTTGGTTATTGACCACGATCTTTCCAGCAAAGACGGGAAGGTTGAATTTGACGGGGACGTTGTGGTGTTGGGGTCGGTACTCGATGGTAGCTATATCAAAGCCATGGGGACAGTGCGGGTAAATGGTGGTGTGTTCCACTCGACGGTGCTGGGAGAACGTGGTGTGTCGGTACAGGATGCCATTGTGGGTTCGCAGATCGTGGCGGGAGCATCCAAACTTGTGTACACGAGGATTTATGAGATGCTGAAAAAAGGTATAGTGGAATATGAGAAGTTCCAAGCGGAGTTCCAGGAATTGTTGGGTCACGCCAGGCAGCGGATTGACCAGGGTACACACCTGGGGTTGTTGGCGGACGCACTGCTTACCACCCGCCATCCGGATCTGGAACGTTTTCTGCAATCCTTCTGCAACGAGACTGATGGAGTGCTGAACGCAGATGATCGGTATCGCCAGATCGTGCGTGAGATCCGCTCAAAGTGGTTCGGAATTGGCAGGACCAACATAACTGAACAGCATGTGATGGCTTTACACCACATGTTGGTTGATTACATCTTCCACATCGAATCGATGAAACACACTGAAACCGCCACGGTGAAGGCGGCCAGTATCACCTCCAGTTCGGTGAGGGCATCCGGGAGCATTGTGGTTACCGGGCCTGGTACTTACGCCAGCTCTTTGGAAGCCGGGAATTCAATCGTGATACGCGGCAGCATGCGGGGCGGATTTCTCGTAGCCCAAAATTTAATCGATATTGAAGAAATGGGTACTCCGTTCGGTATAGAGAGCAGTGCAAAAGTCGACAATCCGTCCGGGAGGATTCGGATTCGTTTACGGCATCCCAATACTGTGTTGCAAGTGGGCCATACCCGAGACAGGAACCTGGCTGTCGAATACAACACCGTGCTGTGGGAGGAACGAAATGAAGATCCGAACACTGCTCGTGGACAATTCGCCTGA
- a CDS encoding DUF1284 domain-containing protein, whose amino-acid sequence MGYSPEYAANMTRLHQTLRMAPETEILLIAGPDDLCVKFPESQPYHCDDTNIHERDSAVLQKLGLRVGQSLPWSEIQQLIRENMVPRDISILCPTCPWRSYGVCEEGIEEIRAGKGLRIID is encoded by the coding sequence ATGGGATACTCTCCCGAATACGCCGCAAACATGACTCGTCTTCACCAAACCTTGCGCATGGCACCGGAAACGGAGATTCTCCTCATAGCTGGGCCTGATGATCTATGCGTAAAATTCCCGGAATCTCAACCCTATCACTGCGACGATACAAACATCCATGAACGCGACTCCGCCGTGCTTCAGAAACTGGGCCTGCGGGTCGGACAAAGCCTTCCGTGGAGCGAAATTCAACAGCTCATTCGGGAGAACATGGTACCAAGGGACATTTCGATCCTATGTCCCACGTGCCCTTGGCGATCCTATGGTGTTTGCGAAGAAGGAATCGAAGAAATCAGGGCTGGAAAAGGGCTTCGGATTATCGACTAG
- a CDS encoding LexA family transcriptional regulator translates to MSLTERRRQFLQQLVGLYQKTTCPVHYITLAKALGVSKWTAYDMLRELEKLGYLSRDYIHEHGGAGRSQIVFVPTEKAVQLISLVYENRLVPAEWSEMERNMIGLLQELRHAEMGFAVSRLIETVSHTPNGITFCLSLLGLLTLFLSHAEEPVRTTVEQVILSLDQPRTRILVFIGTMLGIVVQTVSDELGRETSRLIGRALCCVQELSESELIQLANFLSKALQQVQ, encoded by the coding sequence ATGTCCCTTACGGAACGCCGCAGGCAATTTCTGCAACAACTCGTCGGATTATATCAAAAGACAACCTGTCCCGTTCATTACATAACCCTGGCGAAAGCTTTGGGGGTCAGCAAATGGACGGCCTATGACATGTTGCGGGAATTAGAGAAATTAGGATATTTATCTCGAGATTACATCCACGAACATGGAGGGGCAGGAAGGTCGCAGATCGTCTTCGTGCCAACCGAAAAGGCTGTTCAATTGATTTCCCTGGTTTATGAGAACCGACTGGTGCCCGCCGAATGGAGCGAGATGGAGCGAAATATGATCGGCTTGTTGCAAGAGTTGCGACATGCGGAGATGGGATTCGCCGTCAGCCGCCTCATCGAGACCGTCTCCCATACGCCCAATGGAATCACATTTTGCCTTTCGTTGTTGGGACTACTGACCCTTTTCCTCAGCCACGCAGAAGAGCCCGTGAGAACGACCGTTGAACAAGTCATTTTGAGCCTCGACCAACCGAGAACGCGCATCCTCGTCTTCATCGGCACCATGCTGGGAATTGTGGTCCAGACGGTGAGCGACGAGCTCGGACGGGAGACATCCCGTCTGATCGGCCGTGCTCTTTGCTGTGTACAGGAACTCTCGGAAAGCGAGCTCATCCAGTTGGCCAACTTTCTGTCCAAGGCGCTTCAGCAAGTCCAATGA